Proteins from a single region of Bombus huntii isolate Logan2020A chromosome 2, iyBomHunt1.1, whole genome shotgun sequence:
- the LOC126876569 gene encoding interferon-inducible double-stranded RNA-dependent protein kinase activator A-like, with amino-acid sequence MDKTPVSILHEIMAKNLVTPNYELIHDGGGTHINTFTYRVTCEGLTATGIGRSKKDAKHEAAKAMLEAIAAHRGYLQLPASPAQSSVRTPLPPTIPEVKRTPPDEPFINAVGALQDLCIENNLQEPKYNQINEVGPPHAKIFSIQCTVTTFKEIGIARTKKQAKQEAAKKMLDKINELTNGLHIGTNKELDERKDYSQIAKARYPALSRLPASRKINLGVKISEYHLQFKNLFDTEMQKELTEKLTSIIPRNENYISEEFVEDLLNKLQDVLAIIGLDITTSVFPSITEKIVVTMRIDTSPSIVEFAVGATKADAEMHTIIKLIKTLILLLK; translated from the exons ATGGACAAAACACCAGTATCTATTTTACATGAAATAATGGCGAAAAATCTAGTAACGCCTAATTATGAGCTTATACATGACGGGGGAGGCACACATATAAATACTTTTACATATCGGGTAACGTGTGAAGGTCTTACTGCTACTGGTATTGGACGTTCTAAAAAGGATGCAAAGCATGAAGCTGCAAAGGCAATGTTAGAAGCTATTGCAGCACATAGAGGTTATCTACAATTACCAGCATCGCCAGCACAATCTTCTGTAAGAACCCCTTTACCACCAACAATTCCTGAGGTGAAAAGAACTCCACCAGATGAACCATTTATTAATGCAGTTGGTGCTTTACAA GATTTATGTATTGAAAACAATTTACAAGAACCTAAGTATAATCAAATTAATGAGGTTGGGCCTCCACACGCAAAAATTTTTAGTATTCAATGTACAGTAACaacttttaaagaaattgGTATTGCAAGGACAAAAAAGCAAGCTAAACAGGAGGCTGCTAAAAAGATgttagataaaataaatgaattgaCAAATGGCTTACACATCGGAACTAATAAAGAATTAGACGAAAGGAAAGATTATAGTCAAATTGCTAAAGCTCGATATCCTGCACTTTCAAGGTTACCCGCATCTAGAAAAATTAACTTAGGTGTTAAGATATCAGAGTATCATTTACAGTTTAAGAATTTGTTTGATACTGAAATGCAGAAAGAACTAACTGAAAAATTAACATCTATTATTccacgaaatgaaaattatatttctgaaGAATTTGTAGAAGATCTGCTAAACAAATTACAAGATGTCTTGGCAATCATAGGGTTAGATATAACAACTTCAGTATTCCCTTCAATTACAGAGAAGATTGTTGTAACTATGAGAATAGATACATCTCCTAGTATTGTTGAATTTGCAGTAGGAGCTACAAAAGCAGATGCTGAAATGcatacaataataaaattgattaaaactTTGATACTTCTTttaaaataa
- the LOC126876603 gene encoding uncharacterized protein LOC126876603 — translation METISDPYQRHLFDDDSIFNVYNEESTNLTVGVPGPDLLQNCVEIMKKVTDHRLKEEKKEGKYYLFQYGITADLWECREELAKFLSRRYSDPVKRENLILTCGASHGLQLLLNTILSPNGIIFVEEVTYMPALDAFGQFPLMKIVAVPMKNDMVDLDEFEKIIVEKKCNGNFLTNEQKIFWAMFYTIPTFHNPTGSTLPPENCKRVVEIARKSSILIACDDVYNLLYYGDGLPPHRLFSYDKQTDPEYEAGNIVSNGSFSKIFSPTLRFGWIECSPRIAKIFKLSGILCNGGAVNHYVSGVVTSLLQLNLQDNYLDKLTQIYKERLSILCNVLDYYLSRCCSYKRPEGGYFVWIHLPLEINATDFIQWCQKKYKVSAIPGILFSYSGKSHNYLRLSISFHRKEVLETATKSLCEALLDYVRKNINYK, via the exons ATGGAAACAATAAGTGATCCTTATCAGAGACATCTTTTCGACGATGATTCTATATTTAATGTCTACAATGAAGAATCAACAAACTTAACAGTCGGTGTTCCCGGTCCTGACTTACTCCAAAACTGTgtagaaattatgaaaaaagtCACGGATCATCGCTTG aaagaagaaaagaaagaaggaaagtaTTATCTGTTTCAATATGGCATCACAGCAGACTTATGGGAGTGTCGTGAAGAATTGGCGAAATTTTTGAGCAGACGTTACAGCGATCCTGTGAAAcgagaaaatttaattttaacatGCGGAGCTTCGCATGGCTTACAACTTTTATTAAATACCATTCTTTCACCAAACGGGATAATTTTTGTAGAAGAAGTTACTTACATGCCAGCATTAGATGCTTTCGGACAATTTCCATTAATGAAAATAGTCGCAG TACCGATGAAGAACGATATGGTAGATTTAgatgaatttgaaaaaataattgtgGAAAAAAAATGCAAtggtaattttttaacaaatgaGCAAAAAATATTCTGGGCTATGTTTTACACGATTCCCACTTTTCATAATCCGACTGGATCAACTTTACCACCTG aaaattgtaagcgtgttgttgaaatagcaaGAAAAAGTTCTATATTAATAGCTTGTGACGatgtatataatttactgtATTATGGAGACGGTTTACCGCCACATCGATTATTTTCCTATGATAAACAAACGGATCCTGAGTATGAAGCTGGCAATATTGTATCAAATGGATcgttttcaaaaattttttctCCCACACTTCGCTTTGGATGGATTGAATGTAGTCCACGAATTGCTAAAATCTTTAAACTTTC AGGAATCTTGTGCAATGGTGGCGCAGTTAATCATTACGTTTCCGGTGTTGTTACAAGTTTACTACAGCTAAATCTTCAAGATAATTATCTCGATAAATTAACTcaaatatata AGGAACGGCTATCAATATTATGTAATGTATTGGACTACTATTTATCACGATGCTGTTCATATAAAAGACCAGAAGGTGGTTACTTTGTATGGATTCACCTTCCTTTAG aaaTAAATGCCACCGATTTTATTCAATGGTGTCAGAAAAAATACAAAGTATCCGCCATACCAGGGATACTATTCTCATATTCAGGGAAATCTCATAATTATCTTCGACTTAGCATAAGTTTTCATAGAAAAGAAGTTTTAGAAACTGCTACAAAATCACTTTGCGAAGCTCTTCTAGACTatgttagaaaaaatattaactaTAAATGa
- the LOC126876587 gene encoding ribosome-recycling factor, mitochondrial — protein MNLSFLRTCIIELKIISRHARCLHYLGGSRNVLMSFRSTNTRTNLYEFSPKLYNINKFFTGDILLKNKDRPSNKKSVVHVNLNEISDIVKVERMMSQFDGAIEKYKDEMVKNLAVRTRVGAVEELTITFEDEEHNLEELVDISRKPNMILLNASAFPQIIPNILEVLSKSNMNLNPQQDGTTIYIPLPKVTKEHRESLAKTAKQYFVKCKNIISDIRNEHIRNLKKKEGLPKDLTFKAESYISALQKQYVDKAEELLKAKQKELLGES, from the exons ATGAATTTGAGCTTTTTGAGAACTTGCATTatagaattgaaaattatatcaagACATGCTAGATGTTTACATTACTTGGGAGGTTCCAGAAATGTTTTAATGTCATTTAGATCAACAAATACACGTACTAATTTGTATGAATTTTCACccaaattgtataatataaataagttTTTTACTGGCGatatattgttaaaaaataaagaccGACCTAGCAATAAAAAATCAGTGGTACATGTTAATCTTAATGAAATATCTGATATTGTAAAGGTAGAACGTATGATGTCACAATTTGATGGagcaattgaaaaatataaagatgaAATGGTAAAAAACTTAGCTGTACGTACAAGAGTAGGTGCTGTTGAAGAGTTGACTATAACATTCGAAGATGAAGAACATAATCTTGAAGAGCTTGTAGATATTAGTCGGAAACCTAATATGATATTGCTCAATGCATCTGCATttccacaaataatcccaaaTATTCTAGAAGTTTTATCAAAATCGAATATGAATTTAAATCCACAACAAGATGGTACAACAATTTATATTCCATTACCTAA agTCACAAAAGAACATAGGGAAAGTTTGGCAAAAACAGCAAAACAATACTTTGTTAaatgcaaaaatattattagtgATATAAGAAATGAACATATTAGAaacttgaaaaaaaaagaaggttTACCAAAAGATTTAACATTTAAAGCTGAAAGTTATATAAGTGCTCTACAAAAACAATATGTAGATAAAGCAGAAGAATTGTTGAAAGCAAAACAGAAAGAACTTTTAGGTgaatcataa